Below is a genomic region from Terriglobales bacterium.
GGCCGCAACACGCCCGGCGTTCCCGCCAGCGTGACCTCGCTCGGCCCCAACGGCTTCGGCGGCTCGTGTTGCGCAGCGGGTTTCCAGTTCGGAGCTAGACACCACCAGCACCATCGTTCGGTGGTGGTCGTGCCCTATTACTACTACCCCTACTACGCCTCCTATCCCGCGACCTATTCCGCGTCGGTGGAGGAGGGGCAGCCCAGCGAGGAAGAGCCGCCGGCGCGCACCATCTATGAGCGCCGCTCGCGCACTGAATACTCCACGGACCAGGACCGCTATGGCGAGCACTACACAGACTCCCGCGAGGAAGAGCGCCGCCGCCGCCGCGAAGAAGAGCGTCAGGCCGAGGAGCAGCGTCAGCGCGAGCAGGAGGCGCAGAAGGCCGAATCCAAGCCGGCATCGGATGAAAAGCCTGAAGTCCAAGAGCCGCCCACGGTGCTGGTCTTCAAGGACGGCCGCCACCAGGACGTGAGCAGCTACGCCATCTCCGGCGAGGTCATCTACGACCTGGCCGGCGGCCGCGCCCGGAAGATCCTGCTGGCCGACCTCGACCTCGCCGCCACCATCAAGCTCAACGACCGGCTCGGCAACGACTTCCGTATCCCCTCGCGGCCTCCCAAACAGAACTGAGCGGTGTTTCTTCCTACATTCCCAGCGCAAAGCGGTTTTTCTGAGGATTTCCACAGGCCCGCACAGCCAGTTCTCGTGCTATAATTTCTCTTGCTTTTCTGGCAGCTAACATACCGCAAAAACAATGACTTAGCTCAAGTGCGGCCCTCCGGGAATCGGACTGCGATATCGCACTCAAACTGCGGTTCAACTGAGAACCGAGAACTGACTACTGAGAACTGATCCTCAATGGCTGACGAACAGAATCCGCAGCTCCCGCTGACGCCCGAAGGCGGAGGCCCCACCGGCCCCGGCGCCGCCAATCTCCAGCCCATCAACATTGAAGATGAGATGCGGCGCAGCTATCTGGATTACTCCATGTCGGTCATCATCGGGCGCGCGCTGCCCGACGTGCGTGACGGACTGAAGCCGGTGCATCGGCGCATTCTCTACACCATGCAGCAGATGGGACTGGCGCCCAACAAGTCCACGCGCAAGTGCGCCCGGATCGTCGGCGAGGTCATGGGCAAGTACCATCCTCACGGAAACCTGGCGGTGTACGACGCACTGGTGCGGTTGGCGCAGCCCTTCGCCATGCGGTATCCGCTGGTGGACGGGCAGGGAAACTTCGGCTCGGTGGATGGGGATCCGCCGGCGGCCGACCGGTACACCGAAGCCAAGCTGACGCGCGTGGCCATGGCGTTGCTGGAGGACCTGGACAAAGAGACCGTCGACTTCCGGCCGAACTATGACGGCAACGAAGTCGAGCCCGACGTTCTGCCCACGCGCATTCCCAATCTTCTGGTCAACGGCTCGAGCGGCATCGCCGTGGGCATGGCCACCAACATCCCGCCGCACAATCTGGCGGAGATTGTGGACGCCACCATCACCCTCATCCAGGAGCCGGCCACGCCGCTCAAGCAGCTCCTGAAGATCGTGCAGGGGCCGGACTTCCCCACCGCCGGCTTCATCAACGGCCGCAGCGGCATCGCGCAGGCCTACCAGACCGGCCGCGGGCGCTTTGTGATGCGTGCCAAGGCGGCGATTGAGACCTTCCAGAAGGACCGCCAGGCCATCATTGTCACCGAGATCCCCTACCAGGTGAACAAGAATACGCTCATCAAGCGCATGGCCGACCTGGTGAACGACAAGATCATCGACGACGTCTCCGACATCCGCGACGAAAGCGACCGCGACGGTATGCGCATCGTCATCGAACTCAAGCGCGGCGCCGAGCCTCAGATCATCCTGAACCAGCTCTTCAAGCACACCTCCATGGAGGAGAGCTTCTCCATGATTTTCCTGGCGGTGGTGAACGGCCAGCCCAAGGAGATGGGGCTCATCCCCGCCATCCAGCACTTCATCGACCACCGGGTGGACGTGGTCCGTAGGCGGACCGCTTACCTGCTGGCGCGCGCCAAGGAGCGCGAGCACATCCTGGAGGGCTACCGCATCGCGCTGGACAACCTGGACGCGGTCATCAAGCTCATCCGCGGCTCGAACTCGCGCGAGGAGGCCAAGCAGACCCTGCTGGCCGCTACCTTCAAGATCGTGGACAAGGAGATCCTCGCCCACACCGGCCGCGCCGGAAAGCTCAGCGCGCGCCAGGCCGACGCCATCCTCGATCTGCAGCTCTACCGCCTGACCCGGCTCTCCGCCGAGGAGATCCTCACCGAACTGGGCGAGATCCGCGAGCGCATTGCCGAGTACGAATCCATTCTTGCTTCCGAACGTAAGCTGCGCGGCGTGATCGTCAAAGAGCTGGAAGAGGTCAAGAAGAACTTCGGCGACGCCCGTCGTACCGTCATCCAGGACGAAGCCGAAGAGATCACCATCGAGGACCTGATCTCCGACGAGCAAGTCGCGGTCACCTTCTCGCACTCCGGGTATCTCAAGCGCACGCCCATCTCCACGTACCGCCAGCAGCGCCGCGGCGGCACCGGGCGCATTGGCATGCGGACACGCGAGGAGGACTTCGTCGAGCACCTGTTCATCGCGTCGACGCACAGCTACCTGCTCATCTTCACCAACACCGGCCGCGTCTTCT
It encodes:
- the gyrA gene encoding DNA gyrase subunit A produces the protein MADEQNPQLPLTPEGGGPTGPGAANLQPINIEDEMRRSYLDYSMSVIIGRALPDVRDGLKPVHRRILYTMQQMGLAPNKSTRKCARIVGEVMGKYHPHGNLAVYDALVRLAQPFAMRYPLVDGQGNFGSVDGDPPAADRYTEAKLTRVAMALLEDLDKETVDFRPNYDGNEVEPDVLPTRIPNLLVNGSSGIAVGMATNIPPHNLAEIVDATITLIQEPATPLKQLLKIVQGPDFPTAGFINGRSGIAQAYQTGRGRFVMRAKAAIETFQKDRQAIIVTEIPYQVNKNTLIKRMADLVNDKIIDDVSDIRDESDRDGMRIVIELKRGAEPQIILNQLFKHTSMEESFSMIFLAVVNGQPKEMGLIPAIQHFIDHRVDVVRRRTAYLLARAKEREHILEGYRIALDNLDAVIKLIRGSNSREEAKQTLLAATFKIVDKEILAHTGRAGKLSARQADAILDLQLYRLTRLSAEEILTELGEIRERIAEYESILASERKLRGVIVKELEEVKKNFGDARRTVIQDEAEEITIEDLISDEQVAVTFSHSGYLKRTPISTYRQQRRGGTGRIGMRTREEDFVEHLFIASTHSYLLIFTNTGRVFWLKVYEVPDVGAAGKGKAINNLVALQPGESVRALLPVRDLEEEGKYVFFATRNGTVKKTELKDFSNVMSRGIIAIGIEKDDELVAARLTDGNQIVFLASHEGQAIRFEEDDVRPMGRPAYGVRGMDLEKKDYIVGMAITPKNGKLKKGEKEPAALILSVTEHGYGKRTPVEEYRLQSRGGKGVINVKTTERNGRVSAIMLVDDHSESMLISQFGKIIRIDTKQIREAGRSTQGVRLLNLEGGDKVAAAVVIPPEEKENGNGSLLQ